A genomic window from Antedon mediterranea chromosome 4, ecAntMedi1.1, whole genome shotgun sequence includes:
- the LOC140046368 gene encoding ectonucleoside triphosphate diphosphohydrolase 4-like isoform X2 translates to MAWILSCCKIPAIWHLSLRYTKYCYPTIVKFIIVVLLLSSTIIIYHETRKVEQDASYAKYVKKYEQYGATDINNPNLYFGIVLDAGSSGTRVFVYFWPRHDGKHNKLLQIQQMRDKYRNPVVKKIKPGLSTFSENPEDASEYIKPLLKFAGSHIPKNKHAETPLYILATAGMRMLPESQQKAILEDLIHDVPKDFDFLFSDTHFEVISGKQEGVYAWIGINYVLGRFDHADDDDAIVDVEMPAINGDTDHMQRKRTVGILDMGGGSAQIAFEVPYIEEDAKSLLAEFSLGCDTHEAEHNYRVYVTTFLGFGSNAARSRYENMLIKSMLSSNRSSLTSLGLSPVSPILDPCLPVEMQTSINFKNTKYHLEGTGDFSTCHQVIQPLLNKTVPCQKQPCSVNGVFQPNINFANSEFYGFSEYWYCMEDVLRIGGPYSYNVYRKAASEYCATKWSLIEEHRRKGLYTKADEFRLRDQCFKSAWMMAVLHSGFKFPKEYKYLRTASLIHDKEVQWTLGAILYRTRFLPLREIQQGSFQKNYQPPWIPVSVISYEYLLILCFIIVFTAILLFIRRLRGMGGGRVTLKRVPTMAYYMTEEGQQYDGLRESTSVNLDF, encoded by the exons ATGGCTTG GATTTTAAGCTGTTGCAAAATCCCAGCAATATGGCATCTAAGTTTGCGATACACAAAGTACTGTTATCCTACAATTGTCAAGTTTATTATCGTTGTTTTACTTTTATCGTCAACCATCATCATCTATCATGAGACTCGAAAGGTAGAGCAAGACGCTTCCTATGCAAAATATGTAAAGAAATACGAACAATATGGTGCTACTGATATAAACAATCCAAATTTGTACTTTGGTATTGTGCTAGATGCCGGAAGCAGCGGGACGAGAGTTTTTGTATATTTCTGGCCGCGTCACGACGGcaaacataataaattattacaaattcaACAGATGAGAGATAAATATAGGAATCCAGTTGTTAAAAAGATTAAGCCTG GTTTATCGACTTTTAGTGAAAACCCAGAGGATGCTAGTGAATATATAAAACCATTGCTAAAGTTTGCTGGATCTCACATTCCAAAGAATAAACATGCAGAAACGCCACTATACATACTGGCTACGGCGGGAATGAGGATGCTCCCTGAAAG tcAACAGAAAGCAATTCTAGAAGATTTAATTCATGACGTTCCTAAAGATTTTGATTTCTTGTTCTCGGACACCCATTTTGAGGTGATCTCGGGAAAGCAAGAGGGCGTGTATGCTTGGATTGGAATAAATTACGTACTTGGAAGGTTTGACCATGCTGATGACG ATGACGCTATTGTTGATGTTGAGATGCCAGCAATTAATGGTGACACCGACCACATGCAACGAAAGCGTACCGTGGGAATCCTAGACATGGGAGGCGGGTCGGCTCAAATTGCTTTTGAAGTCCCGTACATT GAGGAGGATGCCAAATCTCTACTAGCAGAGTTTAGTTTAGGTTGTGATACTCATGAAGCTGAGCATAACTACAGAGTGTACGTCACTACTTTCCTTGGCTTTGGAAGTAATGCTGCAAGATCACGTTatgaaaatatgctaattaaatCCATGCTGTCTAGTAATAGAAG tTCTTTGACCTCTCTAGGCCTAAGTCCTGTGTCACCAATACTCGACCCATGCCTGCCTGTTGAAATGCAGACcagtattaattttaaaaacacaaaataccACCTAGAAGGAACGGGTGACTTCAGTACATGTCACCAAGTTATTCAACCACTTCTGAATAAGACTGTCCCTTGTCAAAAACAACCCTGCTCTGTAAATGGAGTATTCCAGCCAAATATTAACTTTGCAAATAGTGAGTTCTATGGCTTTTCCGAGTACTGGTATTGTATGGAGGATGTTTTGCGAATTGGAGGACCTTATTCTTACAACGTTTATCGTAAAGCAGCATCT GAATATTGTGCAACAAAATGGTCTTTAATAGAAGAGCATAGAAGAAAAGGCCTTTATACTAAAGCAGATGAATTTAGGTTACG tgATCAATGTTTTAAATCGGCATGGATGATGGCAGTATTGCATAGTGGTTTTAAGTTTCctaaagaatataaatatttgcGTACAGCAAGTCTTATTCACGATAAAGAAGTGCAGTGGACGTTAGGTGCAATTTTATATAGAACAAGGTTTTTACCTCTCAG agAAATCCAACAAGGTTCATTCCAAAAAAATTACCAACCGCCTTGGATCCCTGTTTCAGTAATTTCATACGAATATCTACTTATACTTTGCTTTATCATCGTGTTCACTGCGATACTCCTTTTTATCCGACGATTACGCGGTATGGGCGGAGGACGTGTAACGCTTAAAAGAGTGCCGACAATGGCATACTACATGACGGAAGAGGGACAGCAATATGATGGTTTACGTGAAAGTACCTCGGTGAACCTTGACTTTTGA
- the LOC140046368 gene encoding ectonucleoside triphosphate diphosphohydrolase 4-like isoform X1, whose product MAWILSCCKIPAIWHLSLRYTKYCYPTIVKFIIVVLLLSSTIIIYHETRKVEQDASYAKYVKKYEQYGATDINNPNLYFGIVLDAGSSGTRVFVYFWPRHDGKHNKLLQIQQMRDKYRNPVVKKIKPGLSTFSENPEDASEYIKPLLKFAGSHIPKNKHAETPLYILATAGMRMLPESQQKAILEDLIHDVPKDFDFLFSDTHFEVISGKQEGVYAWIGINYVLGRFDHADDDDAIVDVEMPAINGDTDHMQRKRTVGILDMGGGSAQIAFEVPYIVRFDPSNVKEEDAKSLLAEFSLGCDTHEAEHNYRVYVTTFLGFGSNAARSRYENMLIKSMLSSNRSSLTSLGLSPVSPILDPCLPVEMQTSINFKNTKYHLEGTGDFSTCHQVIQPLLNKTVPCQKQPCSVNGVFQPNINFANSEFYGFSEYWYCMEDVLRIGGPYSYNVYRKAASEYCATKWSLIEEHRRKGLYTKADEFRLRDQCFKSAWMMAVLHSGFKFPKEYKYLRTASLIHDKEVQWTLGAILYRTRFLPLREIQQGSFQKNYQPPWIPVSVISYEYLLILCFIIVFTAILLFIRRLRGMGGGRVTLKRVPTMAYYMTEEGQQYDGLRESTSVNLDF is encoded by the exons ATGGCTTG GATTTTAAGCTGTTGCAAAATCCCAGCAATATGGCATCTAAGTTTGCGATACACAAAGTACTGTTATCCTACAATTGTCAAGTTTATTATCGTTGTTTTACTTTTATCGTCAACCATCATCATCTATCATGAGACTCGAAAGGTAGAGCAAGACGCTTCCTATGCAAAATATGTAAAGAAATACGAACAATATGGTGCTACTGATATAAACAATCCAAATTTGTACTTTGGTATTGTGCTAGATGCCGGAAGCAGCGGGACGAGAGTTTTTGTATATTTCTGGCCGCGTCACGACGGcaaacataataaattattacaaattcaACAGATGAGAGATAAATATAGGAATCCAGTTGTTAAAAAGATTAAGCCTG GTTTATCGACTTTTAGTGAAAACCCAGAGGATGCTAGTGAATATATAAAACCATTGCTAAAGTTTGCTGGATCTCACATTCCAAAGAATAAACATGCAGAAACGCCACTATACATACTGGCTACGGCGGGAATGAGGATGCTCCCTGAAAG tcAACAGAAAGCAATTCTAGAAGATTTAATTCATGACGTTCCTAAAGATTTTGATTTCTTGTTCTCGGACACCCATTTTGAGGTGATCTCGGGAAAGCAAGAGGGCGTGTATGCTTGGATTGGAATAAATTACGTACTTGGAAGGTTTGACCATGCTGATGACG ATGACGCTATTGTTGATGTTGAGATGCCAGCAATTAATGGTGACACCGACCACATGCAACGAAAGCGTACCGTGGGAATCCTAGACATGGGAGGCGGGTCGGCTCAAATTGCTTTTGAAGTCCCGTACATTGTAAGATTTGACCCATCTAATGTCAAG GAGGAGGATGCCAAATCTCTACTAGCAGAGTTTAGTTTAGGTTGTGATACTCATGAAGCTGAGCATAACTACAGAGTGTACGTCACTACTTTCCTTGGCTTTGGAAGTAATGCTGCAAGATCACGTTatgaaaatatgctaattaaatCCATGCTGTCTAGTAATAGAAG tTCTTTGACCTCTCTAGGCCTAAGTCCTGTGTCACCAATACTCGACCCATGCCTGCCTGTTGAAATGCAGACcagtattaattttaaaaacacaaaataccACCTAGAAGGAACGGGTGACTTCAGTACATGTCACCAAGTTATTCAACCACTTCTGAATAAGACTGTCCCTTGTCAAAAACAACCCTGCTCTGTAAATGGAGTATTCCAGCCAAATATTAACTTTGCAAATAGTGAGTTCTATGGCTTTTCCGAGTACTGGTATTGTATGGAGGATGTTTTGCGAATTGGAGGACCTTATTCTTACAACGTTTATCGTAAAGCAGCATCT GAATATTGTGCAACAAAATGGTCTTTAATAGAAGAGCATAGAAGAAAAGGCCTTTATACTAAAGCAGATGAATTTAGGTTACG tgATCAATGTTTTAAATCGGCATGGATGATGGCAGTATTGCATAGTGGTTTTAAGTTTCctaaagaatataaatatttgcGTACAGCAAGTCTTATTCACGATAAAGAAGTGCAGTGGACGTTAGGTGCAATTTTATATAGAACAAGGTTTTTACCTCTCAG agAAATCCAACAAGGTTCATTCCAAAAAAATTACCAACCGCCTTGGATCCCTGTTTCAGTAATTTCATACGAATATCTACTTATACTTTGCTTTATCATCGTGTTCACTGCGATACTCCTTTTTATCCGACGATTACGCGGTATGGGCGGAGGACGTGTAACGCTTAAAAGAGTGCCGACAATGGCATACTACATGACGGAAGAGGGACAGCAATATGATGGTTTACGTGAAAGTACCTCGGTGAACCTTGACTTTTGA